The following are encoded together in the candidate division KSB1 bacterium genome:
- a CDS encoding TIM barrel protein, with protein MTSLRTSPLVGVAVEPYNGIGATEFLRGLRILGMEFVEINRSLFNEDGRIDPYLKRFVSAFHLPLSSVDGWDFSNDRHSAEISETIDWVNSKAAAFHIRHLVVHPPEPLPDHVSDYSAATLFRNLRRLRLPVYVENIPSMSRVEWDDFLSQARAELGDQFAGICFDAPHFFIRGDDPIECFARYRPLIGCIHLSDCRRGDDSHFSFQCGGELPIDEFLQTVAAANFRGSITLEITPPSFDNIEPYIESYLTVLRYLDYPLYLKKRMRLFALRPLIQRFQSNNLQKNG; from the coding sequence ATGACTAGCCTACGTACATCTCCTTTGGTCGGCGTTGCGGTAGAGCCGTACAACGGTATCGGCGCAACCGAATTTTTGCGCGGTCTGCGAATTCTCGGCATGGAGTTCGTGGAAATCAACCGTAGCCTGTTTAATGAAGACGGCCGAATCGACCCTTACCTGAAGAGGTTCGTTTCCGCTTTTCATTTGCCCCTCAGTTCTGTCGACGGCTGGGACTTTTCCAACGATCGCCACTCCGCAGAGATTTCGGAAACCATCGACTGGGTAAACAGCAAGGCAGCTGCGTTTCATATTCGCCACCTCGTCGTTCATCCGCCGGAACCCCTGCCGGACCATGTTTCCGATTACTCTGCGGCAACGTTGTTTCGCAACCTCCGCAGGCTCCGGCTGCCGGTCTATGTAGAAAACATACCATCGATGAGCCGAGTAGAGTGGGATGACTTTCTTTCGCAGGCGAGAGCCGAATTGGGCGATCAATTCGCCGGCATCTGCTTCGATGCGCCGCACTTTTTCATCCGCGGCGACGACCCCATCGAATGCTTTGCCCGCTACCGGCCCCTCATCGGCTGCATCCATCTCTCGGACTGTCGTCGGGGCGATGACAGTCATTTTTCTTTCCAGTGCGGCGGTGAGCTGCCGATCGACGAGTTTTTGCAGACCGTGGCGGCGGCAAATTTTCGCGGCAGCATCACGTTGGAAATTACCCCGCCTTCCTTTGACAACATCGAGCCTTATATCGAAAGCTACCTGACGGTTTTGCGGTATCTGGATTATCCGCTTTATCTGAAGAAGCGTATGCGGCTGTTTGCTTTGCGCCCCTTGATCCAACGTTTCCAGTCCAACAACCTGCAAAAGAACGGCTGA
- a CDS encoding DUF2752 domain-containing protein, with the protein MKIQLIRLESAKIYNRLLLGLVLAIFIAAARLFPNLTDRFPPCPFHHLTGLPCPFCGSARVAVLSVHGRFLQAALLNPAAFAVYLYFAAVVLLGLFAAFNLKTPDLSLTKREKRLLLRIVLLLIILNWGYLLSIAR; encoded by the coding sequence ATGAAAATCCAATTGATTCGACTTGAATCTGCCAAGATTTACAATCGATTGCTTCTCGGCCTGGTCTTGGCAATCTTTATTGCTGCAGCCCGACTTTTTCCTAACCTTACCGATCGGTTTCCTCCCTGTCCTTTTCACCACCTGACGGGGCTGCCCTGCCCTTTTTGCGGTTCGGCGCGGGTTGCTGTTTTGTCGGTCCACGGCCGGTTTCTGCAGGCTGCGCTCCTCAATCCGGCGGCTTTTGCTGTCTATTTGTATTTTGCAGCCGTCGTCCTTCTCGGTCTGTTTGCCGCTTTTAATCTAAAGACTCCCGATCTTAGCCTTACCAAGCGGGAGAAAAGATTGCTGCTGCGGATCGTTCTTTTGCTCATTATTTTGAACTGGGGGTATCTGTTGTCAATTGCCCGGTAA